A genomic region of Mycolicibacterium poriferae contains the following coding sequences:
- a CDS encoding prephenate dehydrogenase, protein MCVIGLGLIGGSVMRAATTAGRDVFGYNRSIDGADAARADGFDATTDLDEALGKAADAGALIVLAVPMPALAPILRRVRDRAPHCPVTDVTSVKGAVLAEVRAAGLLERFVGGHPMAGTAHSGWHATDAGLFVDAPWVLSVDEQVDGQVWTEAMTLALDCGAFVVPALSDEHDLAAATISHLPHLLAEALATTAGAIPLSFALAAGSFRDGTRVAATAPELVRAMCEANATQLVSVLDQALRLLTDARDHLAEGRPVSDLVDAGHAARLRYDTFSRPSIDDVVIGADGWRAELAAAGRAGGVIRSALPTRDSPAENPPHPR, encoded by the coding sequence GATGCGGGCGGCAACGACCGCCGGACGTGACGTCTTCGGCTACAACCGGTCGATAGACGGCGCCGACGCAGCCCGGGCGGACGGTTTCGACGCCACCACCGATCTCGACGAGGCGCTGGGCAAAGCCGCCGACGCCGGCGCGCTGATCGTGCTGGCGGTGCCGATGCCCGCGTTGGCGCCGATTCTGCGCCGGGTCCGCGACCGCGCGCCGCACTGCCCGGTGACGGATGTCACCAGCGTCAAGGGAGCCGTGCTCGCCGAAGTGCGTGCCGCCGGTCTGCTGGAGCGCTTCGTCGGCGGGCATCCGATGGCAGGCACCGCGCACTCGGGCTGGCACGCCACCGACGCCGGTCTGTTCGTCGACGCGCCGTGGGTGCTCAGCGTCGACGAGCAGGTCGACGGGCAGGTGTGGACCGAGGCGATGACGCTGGCACTGGACTGCGGCGCGTTCGTCGTGCCGGCCCTGTCCGACGAGCACGACCTGGCCGCGGCGACGATCTCGCACCTGCCGCATCTGCTCGCCGAGGCCCTGGCGACCACGGCCGGCGCCATACCGTTGTCGTTCGCCCTGGCCGCGGGCTCGTTCCGGGACGGCACGCGGGTCGCGGCGACGGCGCCGGAATTGGTGCGGGCGATGTGTGAGGCCAACGCCACCCAGCTGGTATCGGTGCTCGACCAGGCATTGCGCCTGCTCACCGACGCGCGCGACCACCTCGCCGAGGGCCGCCCAGTGTCCGATCTCGTCGACGCCGGCCACGCCGCCAGGCTTCGCTACGACACCTTCAGCCGACCGTCCATCGACGACGTCGTGATCGGGGCCGACGGATGGCGTGCCGAACTGGCCGCCGCCGGACGAGCCGGCGGGGTGATCAGATCCGCTCTGCCAACCCGGGATAGTCCAGCAGAAAACCCTCCGCATCCACGCTGA
- a CDS encoding putative glycolipid-binding domain-containing protein: MSEEARSEAHGSWPAVLTWRAHDVPRMESVRVQMSGDRIKAYGRIVAAATPVHPAFSASYDLVTDELGATKRLSLTVTLAERERQLSIARDEESMWLVQDHSGQTSRSAFDGALDVDLILSPFFNTLPIRRTGVYRQPGESVTVPVVYVRVPELSVDVATISYSSGSDGIKVHSPVAETTLSVDAEGFLLDYPGLAERI; encoded by the coding sequence ATGAGTGAAGAGGCTCGCTCTGAAGCGCATGGTTCATGGCCGGCAGTACTGACGTGGCGTGCTCACGACGTACCCCGGATGGAGTCGGTACGGGTGCAGATGTCCGGCGACCGGATCAAGGCGTACGGCCGGATCGTCGCCGCCGCGACGCCGGTGCATCCGGCGTTCAGTGCGTCCTATGACCTCGTCACCGACGAACTCGGCGCGACCAAACGCCTCTCGCTGACCGTCACGCTGGCCGAGCGGGAACGCCAGCTCTCCATCGCCCGTGACGAGGAGAGTATGTGGCTGGTGCAGGACCATTCCGGGCAGACCAGCCGATCGGCGTTCGACGGCGCACTCGACGTCGATCTGATCCTCAGCCCGTTCTTCAACACGCTGCCGATCCGCCGCACCGGGGTGTACCGCCAGCCCGGCGAGTCGGTGACGGTGCCGGTGGTCTACGTGCGCGTGCCCGAACTGTCGGTCGACGTCGCGACGATCAGCTACAGCAGCGGCTCGGACGGCATCAAGGTGCACTCGCCGGTGGCCGAGACGACTCTCAGCGTGGATGCGGAGGGTTTTCTGCTGGACTATCCCGGGTTGGCAGAGCGGATCTGA
- a CDS encoding ABC transporter permease, with the protein MNFLQQALSFIFTAENWAGPAGLTARILEHLEYTVIAVFFSALIAVPVGMLIGHTRRGTFLIVTGVNALRALPTLGVLLLGVLLWGLGLVPPTVALMLLGIPPLLAGTYAGIANVDPAVVDAARSMGMTERRILLRVETPNALPLILGGLRTATLQIVATATIAAYASLGGLGRYLIDGIKIREFYIALVGALMVTALALLLDALLAFTVWASAPGTGRLGRWRRLPQPLLDDEVAVESRPHVGSQSSSRAARKRGDASHTVEG; encoded by the coding sequence GTGAACTTCCTTCAGCAGGCGCTGTCGTTCATCTTCACCGCCGAGAACTGGGCGGGCCCGGCCGGGCTGACCGCGCGCATCCTCGAGCACCTGGAGTACACGGTGATCGCGGTGTTCTTCTCGGCGCTCATCGCGGTCCCGGTCGGCATGCTGATCGGGCACACCCGCCGTGGCACGTTCCTGATCGTGACCGGGGTCAACGCGCTGCGCGCCCTGCCGACCCTGGGGGTGCTGCTACTGGGCGTGCTGCTGTGGGGGCTGGGCCTGGTGCCGCCCACCGTCGCGCTGATGCTGCTGGGCATCCCGCCGCTGCTGGCCGGCACCTACGCCGGCATCGCCAACGTGGATCCGGCGGTCGTCGACGCCGCACGGTCGATGGGCATGACCGAGCGCCGGATCCTGCTGCGGGTCGAGACTCCCAACGCCTTGCCGCTGATCCTGGGAGGGTTGCGCACCGCCACGCTTCAGATCGTGGCGACCGCGACCATCGCGGCCTACGCCAGCCTGGGCGGGTTGGGCCGCTATCTGATCGACGGCATCAAGATCCGGGAGTTCTACATCGCCCTGGTGGGCGCGCTGATGGTCACGGCCTTGGCGTTGCTCCTCGACGCGCTGCTGGCCTTCACGGTGTGGGCCTCGGCACCCGGCACCGGACGGTTGGGGCGGTGGCGTCGTCTGCCGCAGCCGCTGCTCGATGACGAAGTCGCGGTCGAATCACGTCCACACGTCGGTTCACAGTCCAGTTCCCGAGCCGCCCGCAAACGTGGGGACGCTTCGCATACGGTAGAGGGATGA
- a CDS encoding ABC transporter permease has protein sequence MNYLLDNLDDAWELTVIHLRLSLVPIVLGLLIAVPLGAVVQRTTALRRLTTVTASIVFTIPSLALFVVLPLIIPTRILDEANVIVALTLYTTALLVRAVPEALDAVPAAVRDAATAVGYRPLTRMVKIELPLAIPVLIAGLRVVAVTNISMVAVGSVIGIGGLGTWFTEGYQSNKSDQIVAGIIAIFVLAIVIDTLIMLAGKALTPWTRADRSTGKPTAQEVAA, from the coding sequence GTGAACTATCTGCTCGACAACCTCGACGACGCCTGGGAACTCACGGTGATCCACCTGCGCCTGTCGCTGGTGCCCATCGTGCTGGGGCTGCTCATCGCGGTGCCTCTCGGCGCCGTGGTGCAGCGCACCACCGCACTGCGCCGGCTGACGACGGTGACGGCCAGCATCGTCTTCACGATCCCGTCGCTGGCGCTGTTCGTCGTGCTGCCGTTGATAATCCCGACCCGAATCCTCGACGAGGCCAACGTCATCGTCGCGCTGACGCTCTACACCACGGCGCTGCTGGTGCGCGCGGTGCCCGAAGCGCTGGACGCCGTGCCTGCGGCGGTGCGCGACGCCGCCACCGCGGTCGGATACCGGCCGCTCACGCGCATGGTCAAAATCGAACTGCCCCTGGCGATCCCGGTCCTCATCGCCGGTCTGAGGGTGGTGGCGGTGACCAACATCTCGATGGTCGCGGTCGGTTCCGTCATCGGGATCGGCGGCCTGGGCACCTGGTTCACCGAGGGCTATCAGTCCAACAAGAGCGACCAGATCGTCGCCGGCATCATCGCCATCTTCGTGCTGGCGATCGTCATCGACACCCTGATCATGTTGGCCGGTAAGGCCCTGACGCCCTGGACGAGGGCCGACCGCAGCACCGGAAAGCCCACGGCGCAGGAGGTGGCGGCGTGA
- a CDS encoding ABC transporter ATP-binding protein, which produces MIEFAGVTKQYPDGTVAVDNLDLVVPDGTLTVFVGPSGCGKTTSMRMINRMIEPTSGTLTVDGSDISTVDPVKLRLGIGYVIQSAGLMPHQRVIDNVATVPVLKGESRRKARKAALGVLERVGLDPELAQRYPAQLSGGQQQRVGVARALAADPPILLMDEPFSAVDPVVREELQTEILRLQAELHKTIVFVTHDIDEAVKIGDRVAVFGRGGVLEQYDAPERLLSNPANDFVAGFIGADRGYRGLQFRHATGLPMHDLRVVAESGIDGLDLTAGQWVLVTKPDGSPYGWIDAAGVELHRTGNSLYDSTTAGGSLFRPDDSLRQALDAALSSPSGLGVAVDAGGEPIGGVLATDVLEALQKQRG; this is translated from the coding sequence GTGATCGAATTCGCCGGCGTCACCAAGCAGTACCCGGACGGCACCGTCGCCGTCGACAACCTCGACCTGGTCGTTCCCGACGGCACGCTGACGGTGTTCGTCGGCCCGTCCGGCTGCGGCAAGACGACGTCGATGCGGATGATCAACCGGATGATCGAACCGACCTCGGGCACGCTGACGGTCGACGGCTCCGACATCTCCACCGTCGATCCGGTCAAGCTGCGCCTCGGCATCGGATACGTGATCCAGAGCGCGGGCCTGATGCCACACCAGCGGGTGATCGACAACGTGGCCACCGTCCCGGTGCTCAAAGGAGAGTCCCGCCGCAAGGCGCGCAAGGCCGCGCTGGGCGTGCTCGAACGGGTGGGGCTGGATCCTGAACTGGCCCAGCGGTATCCCGCGCAGCTCTCCGGCGGTCAGCAGCAGCGCGTCGGGGTGGCCAGGGCGCTGGCGGCGGACCCGCCGATCCTGTTGATGGACGAACCCTTCAGCGCCGTCGATCCGGTCGTCCGCGAGGAGCTGCAGACCGAGATCCTGCGGCTGCAAGCCGAATTGCACAAGACCATCGTCTTCGTCACCCACGACATCGACGAGGCCGTGAAGATCGGCGACCGGGTCGCGGTGTTCGGCCGCGGCGGCGTGCTCGAACAGTACGACGCCCCCGAGCGCCTCCTGTCCAACCCGGCCAACGATTTCGTGGCCGGATTCATCGGCGCCGACCGGGGCTACCGGGGCCTGCAGTTCCGCCACGCCACCGGACTGCCGATGCACGACCTGCGGGTCGTCGCCGAATCCGGCATCGACGGGCTGGATCTGACGGCCGGGCAGTGGGTCCTGGTCACCAAGCCCGACGGATCGCCCTACGGGTGGATCGACGCGGCCGGCGTCGAGCTGCACCGGACCGGAAACTCGTTGTACGACAGCACCACCGCGGGTGGATCGCTGTTCAGGCCGGACGACTCGCTGCGCCAGGCGCTGGACGCGGCGCTGTCCTCGCCGTCCGGGCTGGGGGTGGCCGTGGACGCCGGCGGTGAACCCATCGGTGGGGTGCTGGCCACCGACGTGCTCGAGGCGCTGCAGAAGCAGCGGGGGTGA
- a CDS encoding ABC transporter substrate-binding protein has protein sequence MSAVYALVALIVAACGSANPLGGGEVSGDLKSIVVGSADFPESKIIGEIYAQALEANGFTVGRQFGIGSRETYIPAVQDHSIDLIPEYTGNLLQYFDPSTEVTTPDGVLLELFRKLPGDLSILNPSPAEDKDTVAVTSETAQRWNLTTIGDLAEHSAEVKFGGPSEFINRAEGLPGLKANYGLDIPRSNFVAISDGGGPATVRALTDGTVTAANIFSTSPAIEENDLVVLEDPKNNFLAANVIPLVSSQKKSDELKTVLDAVSAELTTEDLIRLNTESSGNSGINPDEAAANWVREHGFDQPLQP, from the coding sequence CTGAGCGCGGTGTACGCGCTGGTAGCACTGATTGTGGCGGCGTGCGGCAGCGCCAATCCGCTGGGCGGTGGAGAGGTCTCCGGCGACCTGAAATCGATCGTGGTCGGCTCGGCGGACTTCCCCGAGTCCAAGATCATCGGCGAGATCTATGCGCAGGCGCTGGAGGCGAACGGGTTCACCGTGGGCCGCCAGTTCGGCATCGGCAGCCGCGAAACCTACATCCCGGCGGTGCAGGACCACTCCATCGATCTGATCCCCGAGTACACCGGCAACCTCCTGCAGTACTTCGACCCCAGTACCGAAGTCACCACTCCCGACGGGGTGCTGCTGGAGTTGTTCCGAAAGCTGCCGGGCGACCTGTCGATCCTCAACCCGTCACCGGCCGAGGACAAGGACACCGTCGCGGTCACCTCGGAGACCGCGCAACGTTGGAATCTCACCACGATCGGTGACCTCGCCGAGCATTCGGCGGAAGTGAAGTTCGGTGGGCCGTCGGAGTTCATCAACCGCGCCGAGGGCCTGCCGGGGCTGAAGGCCAACTACGGACTCGACATCCCGCGCAGCAATTTCGTGGCGATCAGCGACGGCGGCGGCCCGGCAACGGTGCGGGCGTTGACCGACGGCACCGTCACCGCCGCCAACATCTTCAGCACTTCCCCGGCCATCGAGGAGAACGACCTGGTGGTGCTCGAGGACCCGAAGAACAATTTCCTCGCCGCCAACGTGATCCCGCTGGTCAGTTCGCAGAAGAAGTCCGACGAGCTCAAGACCGTCCTCGACGCGGTGTCGGCCGAGCTTACCACCGAGGACCTGATCAGGCTCAACACCGAATCCTCCGGCAACTCCGGCATCAACCCGGACGAAGCCGCGGCGAACTGGGTGCGGGAGCACGGGTTCGACCAACCCCTGCAGCCCTGA
- a CDS encoding LapA family protein: MTSDPFASPDTPSDTPPPAPPATSSDTSKPAKKSGTPEDAVKFTRAAALWGSLIFGFLILIVLLIFIAQNTESAEFAFLNLSWSLPLGVAILFAAVAGGLLTVAVGAVRIFQLRRAAKKNLKAGL; this comes from the coding sequence ATGACCAGCGATCCGTTCGCGTCGCCCGACACGCCGTCCGACACGCCGCCCCCCGCTCCACCGGCCACGTCGTCCGACACGTCGAAGCCAGCAAAGAAGTCCGGGACACCCGAGGACGCCGTCAAGTTCACCAGGGCGGCCGCGTTGTGGGGGTCGTTGATCTTCGGCTTCCTGATCCTGATCGTGCTGCTCATCTTCATCGCGCAGAACACCGAGTCAGCCGAGTTCGCCTTCCTCAACCTCAGCTGGAGCCTGCCGCTGGGCGTGGCGATCCTGTTCGCGGCCGTCGCCGGCGGGTTGTTGACGGTGGCCGTCGGCGCGGTACGCATCTTCCAGCTACGCCGCGCCGCGAAGAAGAACCTCAAGGCCGGTCTCTGA
- a CDS encoding transglutaminase-like domain-containing protein has product MKRDVGAELDVQITAPTTLEFQIAVAPHPGAEVTESLSFELDGKTIDPDVREIAGEHGNRIHMLDAPVGNLKVTYSATVLGQADPAPVGDLDYSTYLRPSRYAEADKFFGFGGTEFGDVADSVSVLEKISSWVGTRLSYVPGSSDPIDGAADTLLAGSGVCRDYAHLVIALLRSVNVPARLVSVYAPGCQPMDFHAVAEALVDGRWQVVDATCLAPRQSMVRIATGRDAADTAWLDNHKGAITVNNMAVTATVDGELPKDSVDQLVMIR; this is encoded by the coding sequence ATGAAGCGTGATGTCGGTGCGGAGTTGGACGTCCAGATCACCGCGCCGACGACGCTGGAGTTCCAGATCGCGGTCGCGCCGCATCCGGGGGCCGAGGTGACGGAGTCGTTGTCGTTCGAGTTGGACGGCAAGACAATCGACCCCGACGTCCGCGAGATCGCCGGGGAACACGGCAACCGCATCCACATGCTCGACGCCCCGGTCGGAAATCTGAAGGTCACCTACTCGGCCACCGTGCTGGGTCAGGCCGACCCCGCCCCGGTCGGTGACCTGGACTATTCGACGTACCTACGTCCCAGCCGCTACGCGGAGGCCGACAAGTTCTTCGGTTTCGGTGGCACCGAATTCGGCGACGTCGCCGACTCGGTCTCCGTGCTGGAGAAGATCTCGTCGTGGGTCGGTACCCGTCTGAGCTACGTGCCCGGCTCCAGCGATCCGATCGACGGGGCGGCCGACACGCTGCTCGCCGGCTCCGGAGTGTGCCGCGACTACGCCCATCTGGTCATCGCGCTGCTGCGCTCGGTCAATGTGCCCGCGCGGCTGGTCTCGGTCTATGCCCCGGGCTGTCAGCCCATGGACTTCCACGCGGTCGCCGAGGCGCTGGTTGACGGTCGCTGGCAGGTGGTCGATGCCACGTGCCTGGCGCCGCGTCAGTCGATGGTGCGCATCGCCACCGGCCGCGACGCCGCGGACACGGCGTGGCTGGACAACCACAAGGGCGCCATCACGGTCAACAACATGGCCGTCACCGCCACCGTCGACGGCGAGCTACCGAAGGACTCGGTCGACCAGCTGGTGATGATCCGGTGA
- a CDS encoding phosphotransferase family protein: protein MTDLEGLDLTALDRHLRDAGVPRSGDLRAEFISGGRSNLTFLVSDDTSRWVLRRPPLHGLTPSAHDMAREYRVVAALADTPVPVARAVTMRNDDSVLGAPFQMVEYVPGRVVRYSDQLAELGDTAAIEACVDSLITVLADLHAVDPDAVGLGDFGKPAGYLERQVRRWGSQWELVKRADDACDDDVRKLHAKLAAAVPAQSRAAIVHGDYRIDNTILDDDDPTKVVAVLDWEMSTLGDPLSDAALMCVYRHPTFRLVHSDAAWAADQIPSADALAEKYATAAGGSLDNWDFYMALAYFKLAIIGAGIAYRARESGVSDDGDEVERAVGPLVAAGLAQLS from the coding sequence GTGACCGACCTCGAAGGCCTCGACCTCACCGCCCTGGATCGACATCTGCGTGACGCCGGGGTGCCGCGCAGCGGAGACCTGCGCGCCGAGTTCATCTCCGGTGGCCGGTCCAATCTGACGTTCCTGGTCAGCGACGACACCTCGCGCTGGGTGCTGCGTCGCCCACCGCTGCACGGCCTGACCCCGTCGGCGCACGACATGGCGCGCGAATACCGGGTGGTGGCCGCGCTGGCCGACACCCCGGTGCCGGTGGCGCGGGCGGTGACGATGCGCAACGACGACTCGGTGCTGGGGGCGCCGTTCCAGATGGTCGAGTACGTGCCCGGCCGGGTGGTGCGCTATTCCGATCAACTCGCCGAGCTCGGTGACACCGCCGCCATCGAGGCATGCGTCGATTCACTGATCACCGTGCTGGCCGACCTGCACGCGGTGGATCCTGACGCGGTGGGGCTGGGCGACTTCGGTAAACCGGCCGGCTACCTGGAACGGCAGGTCCGGCGCTGGGGTTCGCAGTGGGAGCTCGTCAAACGTGCCGACGACGCTTGCGACGACGACGTGAGGAAACTGCACGCCAAGCTGGCCGCCGCGGTCCCGGCGCAGAGCCGCGCGGCGATCGTGCACGGGGACTACCGCATCGACAACACGATCCTCGACGACGACGATCCGACCAAGGTGGTCGCCGTCCTCGACTGGGAGATGTCGACCCTGGGCGATCCGCTGTCCGACGCGGCACTGATGTGCGTGTACCGGCACCCGACGTTCCGTCTGGTGCATTCCGACGCCGCGTGGGCGGCCGACCAGATCCCGTCCGCCGACGCCCTGGCCGAGAAGTACGCCACCGCAGCCGGCGGTTCGCTGGACAACTGGGACTTCTACATGGCGCTGGCGTATTTCAAGCTCGCGATCATCGGCGCGGGCATCGCCTACCGGGCCCGCGAGAGCGGCGTGTCCGATGACGGCGACGAGGTGGAGCGGGCCGTCGGCCCGCTGGTGGCCGCCGGGCTGGCCCAGCTGAGCTGA
- a CDS encoding histidine phosphatase family protein gives MQLLLVRHALPRRSEPGQGSDPRLSDDGLAQAARLPDALARFPITRLVSSPQVRAIETGRPVADKLGLPIEIDERFAEYDRDLPHYIPVEQIAKENPQELQRLIDGRLPSGVDESEFLGRVGAAVDDLVAAADHDDTVAVFSHGGVINVLLHRILATERLLSFHVDYASVTRLLSSRTGRLAVAAVNTTEHVWDLLPRNQRW, from the coding sequence GTGCAACTGCTTCTGGTCCGACATGCGTTACCCCGGCGAAGCGAGCCCGGGCAGGGCTCCGACCCGAGACTGTCCGACGATGGCCTGGCGCAGGCGGCGCGGCTGCCCGACGCGCTGGCCCGCTTCCCGATCACCCGCTTGGTGAGCAGCCCTCAGGTTCGCGCGATCGAGACAGGCCGACCGGTCGCCGACAAGTTGGGTCTCCCCATCGAGATCGATGAACGATTCGCCGAGTACGACCGCGACCTGCCGCACTACATTCCCGTCGAGCAGATCGCCAAGGAGAATCCGCAGGAGTTGCAGCGCCTCATCGACGGCCGGCTGCCCAGCGGGGTGGACGAGTCGGAGTTCCTGGGGCGGGTGGGCGCCGCTGTCGACGACCTGGTGGCGGCGGCCGACCACGACGACACCGTGGCGGTGTTCAGCCACGGCGGGGTGATCAACGTGCTGCTGCACCGCATCCTGGCCACCGAGCGGCTGCTGTCGTTCCACGTCGACTACGCCTCGGTGACCCGGCTGCTGTCCTCGCGGACCGGGCGACTGGCCGTCGCGGCGGTGAACACCACCGAACACGTATGGGACTTATTGCCCCGGAACCAGCGGTGGTAG
- a CDS encoding zinc-binding metallopeptidase family protein, whose protein sequence is MRAFACPACGSFAPFEATACSACAATIGLHPPSMTMFELGNDGVDIDGRCWIRCTQSVTLGCNWLVPEEGDDARGRGRCLPDSLIRREPDASDTVAREKLVPTAQALRRLIYQLLDLGLPVQPFWRADGPPGLAFDLLSSYSERERVTIGHAGGVITIDLVESLDAYRESLRVRLGEPYRTMLGHFRHEVGHYFQHILVETGSGADEYLAECRALFGDEQASYAAAIDRHYRFGAPANWAESFISEYATMHPWEDFAECFAHYLHITDTIDTAREAGMVLQADRVRFAAPRDVVPLECYDDVPVERLLDDWSWISLFFNRVNTAMGKSPLYPFTIPPPVVTKLDFVHRVVRASARERRAG, encoded by the coding sequence GTGCGCGCCTTCGCCTGCCCCGCGTGCGGGTCGTTCGCACCGTTCGAAGCGACCGCCTGCTCGGCGTGCGCGGCGACCATCGGCCTGCATCCGCCGTCGATGACGATGTTCGAACTCGGCAACGATGGTGTGGACATCGACGGTCGGTGCTGGATCCGCTGCACGCAGAGCGTGACACTGGGTTGTAACTGGCTGGTTCCCGAGGAGGGCGACGACGCCCGGGGCCGGGGCCGGTGCCTGCCGGACTCGTTGATCCGTCGCGAACCCGACGCCTCGGACACCGTCGCGCGGGAAAAGCTCGTGCCCACCGCCCAGGCGTTGCGCCGGCTGATCTACCAGTTGCTCGATCTGGGGCTGCCGGTGCAACCGTTCTGGCGCGCCGACGGGCCGCCCGGGCTCGCGTTCGACCTGCTGTCGAGCTACAGCGAGCGCGAACGGGTGACAATCGGGCACGCCGGCGGCGTCATCACCATCGACCTGGTCGAATCGCTCGACGCCTATCGCGAGTCCCTGCGGGTGCGCCTGGGCGAGCCGTATCGCACGATGCTCGGGCATTTCCGGCATGAGGTCGGCCACTACTTCCAGCACATCCTCGTCGAAACCGGTTCGGGCGCAGACGAATATCTCGCCGAGTGCCGTGCGCTGTTCGGCGACGAGCAGGCCAGCTACGCCGCCGCGATCGACCGTCACTACCGCTTTGGTGCGCCCGCGAACTGGGCCGAGTCGTTCATCTCGGAGTACGCGACGATGCACCCCTGGGAGGATTTCGCCGAGTGCTTCGCGCACTACCTGCACATCACCGACACCATCGACACCGCCCGCGAGGCGGGCATGGTGCTGCAGGCCGACCGCGTGCGGTTCGCCGCCCCGCGCGATGTGGTACCGCTGGAATGTTATGACGACGTCCCCGTCGAGCGGCTGCTCGACGACTGGTCGTGGATCTCGCTGTTCTTCAACAGGGTCAATACCGCGATGGGCAAGAGTCCGCTGTATCCGTTCACGATCCCGCCGCCGGTCGTGACCAAACTCGACTTCGTCCACCGGGTGGTTCGGGCCTCAGCCCGGGAGCGGAGAGCCGGATGA
- a CDS encoding SDR family NAD(P)-dependent oxidoreductase, which translates to MTYPAELFDLTDRVVLVTGGSRGLGREMALAAARCGADVVIASRKYDSCVTTAEEITAATGRRAFPYAVHVGRWDELDGLVDAVYAEFGHIDVLVNNAGMSPLYDKLSDVTEKLFDAVTNLNLKGPFRLSALIGERMVADGGGAIVNVSTHGSLRPHPSFIPYAAAKAGLNAMTEGLALAFGPTVRVNTLMPGPFLTDVSAAWDFGDNANPFGSSALQRAGQPAEIIGAALFLMSDASSFTTGSILRADGGSV; encoded by the coding sequence ATGACCTACCCCGCTGAGCTTTTCGACCTGACCGACCGCGTGGTCCTGGTCACCGGCGGCAGCCGGGGGCTAGGGCGCGAGATGGCGTTGGCCGCGGCGCGGTGCGGTGCCGATGTCGTCATCGCCAGCCGCAAGTACGACTCCTGCGTCACGACCGCCGAGGAGATCACCGCCGCGACGGGCCGGCGCGCGTTCCCGTACGCCGTGCACGTGGGGCGGTGGGACGAGTTGGACGGCCTCGTCGACGCCGTCTACGCCGAGTTCGGGCACATCGACGTGCTGGTCAACAACGCCGGCATGTCACCGCTGTACGACAAGCTGTCCGACGTCACCGAGAAGTTGTTCGACGCGGTGACGAACCTCAACCTCAAGGGGCCGTTCCGGCTCTCGGCATTGATCGGCGAACGCATGGTCGCCGACGGCGGCGGCGCCATTGTCAACGTCAGCACCCACGGCTCGCTGCGCCCGCACCCGTCGTTCATCCCCTATGCGGCCGCCAAGGCGGGGCTGAACGCGATGACCGAGGGCCTCGCGCTGGCCTTCGGTCCGACCGTGCGCGTGAACACGCTGATGCCGGGTCCCTTCCTCACCGACGTCAGCGCGGCTTGGGACTTCGGTGACAACGCCAACCCGTTCGGTAGCAGCGCTCTGCAACGTGCGGGGCAGCCCGCCGAGATCATCGGCGCCGCATTGTTTCTCATGTCAGATGCGTCGAGTTTCACCACCGGTTCGATCCTGCGTGCCGACGGGGGAAGCGTCTGA